The genomic stretch GCAGGATTGGGTAAAAACCAACACAGGCCTTCCCCTCACACAGgtgcctcctctcctcccctctccccagcatCCCTGCCCAGGGTCTGCCCTGACCTGTAAAAGGGCTGGTCCAGAGAGATATAAGTCTGTTAACAGGGGGGACCCCTGGGAGTTTTTGAAAGGCCACTCCATTCCTTAGCTTGCTCatcctttgggaaaaaaaaaaaacactgtttcTCCCTCTCAGTATTTCTCTCTATATCTCTACATTCATTTATCATCAATAATTGAGGCCTGAGCTGCGAACCAATCGCAAAGTGCTCTGTAAGGTAGTaatattgttttctctttctcaatggCTCTgaatcctttttttccctttactttgTCCGTGTCTGGGTTTCTTTAGCACTCTTTTCCTCCATCAAGCTAGCTTTACAGCATGATGAATTGTGATGATTTGCTTAAATTTCTATGGCAActtcccttctctctcagctcttttaCATTTGTACTAAGGGACAAAGAAGCTGCTTTTGAAGAGTTCAAGTTTTTCAGGTGGTCGGtcagtgaattttttttatgTAGAAACTTGCTGTGTTTCAAGCAATGAGCTAGGTGCAGGGAAACAGTGGAGAGAACGAGAGACATGGCTGTGCCCTCGGGGAGTGAATGGTCTCGCCAGCACCTTCGGAATGAAGCTCGACTTCCTGAACATGGTCGAGGAGGCCTCCTTGACCTGGCCCCTGACTGTCTTTCTagcctcctctctcctctttctgcttCACAATTTATTGCTCCAAAAGCATCCAACTGCTTACAACAGCCACCTTTCTCCTCCCTCAACCCCATCCCAGCCACGATGTTCCTCATTCCATGCCTTTGAACCTGGGCCTGGAACGCTCTTCCAGCCCAATTTGCATGGCTAACTTCTACCCCCCAAACGCCCCCTCCTCCATAATGGTAATAGCTCACATGTATGTGCTGCTTgctataccaggcactgttctaagagcttCAGCCTCATTCATCCTCATAACCTTATGAGATAGGTTCTGTTAGTGAACCCAATTTCcagttgaggaaattgaagcccacccaaggtcacacagctagtgagctATGAAGCTGAGGCTTGAGCCCAGGTAGTCTGGCTCCACATGTGCCCCAGTCGCTGCACTATACTGCCTCTCCATAAAACCTTCTCTAACTATGCCACCTCCTGCTGggttctgtggccttctctgtgcCTGCATCATAGCCTTTACAATTCTCTACCATTGCTCCTAACCCATCTTAATGTAATTATCTGTTTGTGCATCTATCATCCCCACAATACCATGAACTCCTTGTGAGCACAACTGGACTTTATCTTGGCATCACCCACAgtgtctagcacagtgcttgacacACAGGTGAGTTTGTTCAATGTGTGTTGAATGAAATTAATTAACAAGTGAATGAACGGTTGTAATATGGGGCTGTATGTGAATGCTAAGGATGCTGTAGTCCAAAGATAGGGGTTCTGGCCAAGGCTGGGGTAGGGCCTCGGCAAGTGGGAACTGATCACAAGAGGGACCCAGAGAAGCCACAAACCTGAAGTCCGCTTTCGTCGGAGGTAGAACAAGGTTACCAGAGCAATGACAGTGGCCAGTGCCACAATCCCAGAGACCACAGAAATCACCAGTGAAGAAATGTGCAAGGTGGGCCCTGGGGAAGAGAGACCTCTGATCAGGCAGTACTATTTCTGTCCCCCACTGCCCCTCCCTGCTCTCCTCCATTGCTCTGCCCCAGTGCTTGTCACCTGGAGTGGTCTGGGTCACTCACAAGTGCATCTCTTTTCATCCCCCAACCCTTCCTGCACAGGGTTTCTGTGGCTGGACTTGTGTCTCCCCTATGCCCAGGTTTCTCCAGCAAAGTAGTAAAGGGCCTGGCACACTGCTGAGTGCATGGGGACCGAGGAAAGGGTTCCTTTAAGTCCTCAGGGACAGCGGGGAGGGTGTACCTGAAGCCTCCCTTGGATGGAGGCATCACTGTGGTATAAAGCACCTTGAATGATCCATGCAGGACATGCCTTTTGGAATGAAAGAGCATAATGGGAGACATGGGAAGAGACCAGGCAAACCTCAGCTCTTAAGAATGTCCAGAAGCTTAGGGAGTCCCACTGCTGTCCTTCTATGGGGACTGCATTTCAATGTGGGACAACAACCTTGCCACTTAGCACCTGGGAGCTGGAGAACTCAGGGGCCTGGATATGGGGGGCTCCAAACTCTGGCCCCTACTCCTACCCACTGACCAATAGTTAGCAACGCCCCCACAACTCTCTTCCTTGGCTCTTTGCCTCAGTGCCCAATTTTGCTGCTGTGACATTTTTCAGCTCTCCGTGTAGGCCCATAGGACCTTAGCCCTGATTGTCCatcccctcttctcccctccctacATCTTGACAAAGTTCTCTTAACCTTGGACAGTGATGGTCACAGGCTGTGAGGAGACTTGTCTCTTCCCAATCACTGCTGTGCAATGGTAATCCCCACTGTGACTGTGGTTGGCTTGTGGGATGCTGAAGTTTGTCTCCTTAAAGAAAAACTTCTTGGATTTTTCATTCTGGTAGTACGTAATCTTGAACAGAGGCATGTTCCTCCAGCTGTGGCACTTCAGCACAATGGGCTCTCCCTCCTGGAACACCTGGCGAGAGGTCTGGAGCAGCAGCCAAtctgaaagccacagaaagaTTGCAAGACCCAGACCTCCCTTGCTGATGAGTCAAGATAATGTGGAGGAAAGAGCTTAAGTTTGGAATCAGGCCAGCCTGATCTCTAATTTTGGCTTCATCATTTATGAAAcagagactcagtttcctcaactgtgaaaatggagattatagttcctggcacagagtagatgtTCAGGATATGCtcgtcttctctttccttttcagagagaaggcagaaaatcAACCCAGCTGCTGCCCTGTCCTGAACCCAACAGGAAGATACAAGAGACCCTAAGATGCAGTTCCCTCCCTGAGGGGATGGAGGCGCAATCCAATCTGACAGAGGAGACAGCATATGAGGACGATACAGGGCACAGACCTCAGAAATTTGTGTCTTTAGAGAGGGTAGGAAGTCCTGGATTTCTAACAAATgtcagtttatttgaaaaatgttagTAAATGTGGAGTTCCACTTCTGCAGGCTTTTTGTCTGAAGGCAGCAGTGTCACAAGTGGGTTATTAACCTGATGTGTACATTTGAAGAGAATCTAGGGATCAGGTGAGGGGAGGAGACAAAGAGAAGAGTAATAATGACAACAGTCATCATGATGACTTTGTGGCTTCTCTTTAAAGAGAACTGTCTGTGTGTCAGGATCTTTGTAAAATCATTTATCTGTTCAGCAAACGTGTTAAGCCCTGCCCTGTGTCAGAGGCTAGAAATGCACAGATGGATAAGACACAACTTTAGCCTCAAGTTGCCCACAGTCTGGTGGAAGAGAAACAGAAGGCAGAGAAGAGCACCAAGGGCTATTAGAATATGGTGCAAGGGCCCGGAGAGCAGGGGTCAGGGAAACACTGATTCTCATGAGAACCCTATGAGGGAGGTGGTAGGCATCCCCGTTGagtggatgaagaaactgagagtcAAGGGTTCAATAACATCACCATGATTACATGACCAGTAACTTCCAGAACTAGGATTCAGTTATGGTCTGACTGACACCAACCCTCTACTTTTCTACTTTGCATAGGAGTGGAAGGGTTTTTATATAGTAAGGCTTTCCATCTGTTTTTCTCACACTCGACTGCCTATTTGTGACCTTGTAGCCTTCTTGCTCAATCAGGACTGAGACAAAAATAATCATTAACCTATGCTCAAGGAATTTCTTAAGAATTTCCACCCCCACCAGACAAGCTGAGCAAAGGAGATGGGTGAAAAGGGAAATGAATGGgcaaaaatgacttcaaagaaaTCGCAGCCTATGCTTCCCAGCAAACAGGCCACACCCCTATCCTGAAATGCTCTGCAACATAAGCAGATTTCATCTCTCCTTGTCCTCCAAGACCCTCCCCGGGTTGTGCTCCACTGACCGGAAAACACGCCCAGATGCACGGGATCGCTGAGGCTCGTCTGGCCCGTCCGGCACTTGTACTCCCCGCTATCATTGTTTCTGGCCTTAAAGCGATAGCTGGGCTGGACCTGGGTCGGAATGGTGCTCCCATTGAAGAACCACTGGGTGGTGTGCTCCCCAGGGCTGGAGGGCCCCTGGCACTTCAGAGTCACGTACTCATCCTGGAACACGTTGATCCATGGGGGCTCAAGTTGCAACACAGCCTTTGGGAGATCTGCTGAGAGGCAAAGAGAGGGGATGGCATGAGGAAAGGGAACCCCACGGGCCTGAGAAGATCCCAAATCTCAGATCTAGACATGCCCGTGGTCCTACTGACATTGGAGCCAGACCCAGAACTAAAGGCAATCCCTCTTACTCATGCATCCCATTATGAGGCCCCAGGGAACCCAGGGCCTTTCAGGGAGCTCAACTGCTCCTCAAAAGGAGAAGGTAAGAAGGAACAAGAGTTAGAAAGACAAAGATCCTAGAAATATAACTATCTCACCAAGGGATATGCTAACCTATTCCTCagttcctttctctccctctctctccaacacacacacacacacacacatacacatacacacaaacaaaccACATATGTACTCTTTGGGGACTCACTTTCCTCCCCTGTAAACTGAGGCATTTGGACACTAATGGATAAACCCTTTCCAGAGCTGGTTGAAGAGAAGTGTGAGCATCTGGTGAAGATATCATGTAAAGATTCTGTCTGACCCAATATCATTCTTTATACCTTAGAAAGGAAATCAGGATGGCCTTGGATCAGACCCAAGGACAAAGGAGACTTCTGTGGCCTCACAAGGataaagagggaggaagagaggctgGAGGGCAAGTAGAGAGAGCTACAGGTTCAGTGCCCACGGGGAAAGCCCCACTCTTGCCAGCTGGGCTACAGTCCTTGGAAGGTGAATGGTGTAGGGAATGAAGTGCCCAGCAAAGCTCAGTCCACCAAGCTGAAACCAGAggcatctccctctctctcagtcCAGGAGAACAGGCCTGAAGCCCCAGACACATGCAAAGTAGAGGATTTATCAACCCATGGGGCAACCCATGAAGATCATGTGATTTTGCATGAAGCTGAAACTAAAATTGTCTGAGCTCTTGATTTATTTGGCGAGAGGAAGGCAACTGAGAGGGAGAACAGAGCTCTCATTTTCTGTGACAGTATCTATGACATCTCACCATAGCAGCAGCAGAAGCTTGAAGCACCTGTGCACTGTGGCTTCCCACCACCTCCCTCCCTaggaagaggggaaagagagaaggagagagggagacaggcaAATCATCCTCTGGGAGCAGTTGCCCTTTCCTGGCTCTGACAGGGGTCTATCACATTCAGAGCGCCTGGATCCAGACAGAGCACTGAGAGAAGAGGATGAGTGCAACTGGGGGAGAGAGAGGATGTGGGTGGAGAACTTACCAGGGGTCCCGGAGACAGGTGCTgtaagagagaaaacaaagatcAGCCAGTGCCTGAGCCTCAGCACCAAGATATCCCTGCTGAGTCCAGGAGCCTGCTTCTAGAAGAGCACTgccccactaccaccaccaccacccataaTGTAGCCCTTGCCCAGCAGCCCCAGGGACTGCCTGGAGGAGGAGCACTTTCAAAAGGACTGGGAGCTCCTTCCCCaacaatgaaggaaaataatGTAAAACCCTCTCCCATATGTTTTGTGCCACCTTCATTTGGCTTAACACTTTTgactgattaaaataaaaagcctCTGTCAGGCTTCACATATGATTGATGCTTCAGTGTAAATGATTTTGCTAGAGTATATACTGAGAGCAGGATTTATTCTTTCATGTGGGGGGTGGTCGTACAGAGGTGTTGAATAGAGGATTATGCAGGTAATCCATGGTCActgtagaaaaatggaaaatgcacaTGAGCAAGATATTATCAACTTAAATCCCACCATCAAAGGTGATGGTTAACACTTTGACATACatccatttggattttttccatgaACACAtataaacataacatatatatattgaCATACTTAAATGATAAATGAAgatatactattttaaaaaactgttctcTGTTAGAAAATTCCACTCCAGATGCAGACTTTCACAAGCAGCACATTAAACAAGACTTTTGTGCAAAACTTCCTGGTGATCAGCCACTGCATCTTGCCCAAAGCCCCCCTTCCTCAGCTATATACATTCCAATCCTTAAAAGGACACTAAAACCCATTACTCACTTCTCCATTGGCTCAACGCCATTCCTTCTCAGTTCTCACCCTGGTCCAGTCATCACTTAAACCATCAGCTAAACCCCTGTCTATCTTGGCCAACTGACCACCCCTGAAAGCAAAACATAACTACAGCTCTCCCTTTGTCTCAAGTgggctgaagctttacttcagacCCCCACCATGCTGATGGCACTTTTCTTCCCCACTGCCACCATGCTGCTTCTCAAAAAAAAGCTTTCTTGCCTGAAAGTCGATTAGTCTCTGTGCCCTCTATGACTGCACCCCGAAATTTCTAACATTCTCCAACCTAATTTTTCACTGAGCAATAAAAGATCCAGTAGATTAATCTGTTTTTATGTTGTCATTTTGTTGACTCTACTCTATCTCAATGTTTGACCCTCCCACGACTTATTTGACATCCCCAGTGCTTTGACATTtaagttgttctagtttgtttGCTGCTATAAATATCTGATAGGAGAAGGAGGAGACTGCAAAATGACGTCAGATCTATGGCCCCAGGTAGGAGCAAAGGGAATGCCACTGGGCAAGGGAAAAGTCTTCCCAAATGGAGACAAAGTATGGGCTACACATACTTGAAAGCTGAACAGAAGGGTGGAGATTTGCGGACACTGTTGTTGGGTAAAGAAGCTAAGCTGGGTCCTTAGCTAACATAGAGCCcagtactgtgtgtgtgtgtgtgtgtgtgtgtgtcgttGTGTGCCCATTGGTGGAGGTTTATTCTTGTGTTTGAGAGGAAGGCAAGAAGCTTTCAAGTATGTGTATATTTTCAGAGACAAAAGTATGGAAGGGAATTAAAGCAGGAGCAAGAGGTGAGAAAGGCATGTTGTAGAGAGAATGTTGGCTTGGATGTCTGGAGAACTGGATTCTGGTCCTGATTCTTCCACTGTCTTGATATGTACACTTGGAGCAATCACTCCAAACCTATGCAATCTGAAGTG from Choloepus didactylus isolate mChoDid1 chromosome 2, mChoDid1.pri, whole genome shotgun sequence encodes the following:
- the FCGR2B gene encoding low affinity immunoglobulin gamma Fc region receptor II-b isoform X3, with amino-acid sequence MGLPSFLPFPAAESDLADYLPSHPLGHMLLWTALLFLAPVSGTPADLPKAVLQLEPPWINVFQDEYVTLKCQGPSSPGEHTTQWFFNGSTIPTQVQPSYRFKARNNDSGEYKCRTGQTSLSDPVHLGVFSDWLLLQTSRQVFQEGEPIVLKCHSWRNMPLFKITYYQNEKSKKFFFKETNFSIPQANHSHSGDYHCTAVIGKRQVSSQPVTITVQGPTLHISSLVISVVSGIVALATVIALVTLFYLRRKRTSVYVSDAEETAKVEAEKTITYSLLNHLETAEEETGSPNYEEDINFPDYENQA
- the FCGR2B gene encoding low affinity immunoglobulin gamma Fc region receptor II-b isoform X2 gives rise to the protein MGLPSFLPFPAAESDLADYLPSHPLGHMLLWTALLFLAPVSGTPDLPKAVLQLEPPWINVFQDEYVTLKCQGPSSPGEHTTQWFFNGSTIPTQVQPSYRFKARNNDSGEYKCRTGQTSLSDPVHLGVFSDWLLLQTSRQVFQEGEPIVLKCHSWRNMPLFKITYYQNEKSKKFFFKETNFSIPQANHSHSGDYHCTAVIGKRQVSSQPVTITVQGPTLHISSLVISVVSGIVALATVIALVTLFYLRRKRTSALPGNPEHREMGETLPEEPVYVSDAEETAKVEAEKTITYSLLNHLETAEEETGSPNYEEDINFPDYENQA
- the FCGR2B gene encoding low affinity immunoglobulin gamma Fc region receptor II-b isoform X4; protein product: MGLPSFLPFPAAESDLADYLPSHPLGHMLLWTALLFLAPVSGTPDLPKAVLQLEPPWINVFQDEYVTLKCQGPSSPGEHTTQWFFNGSTIPTQVQPSYRFKARNNDSGEYKCRTGQTSLSDPVHLGVFSDWLLLQTSRQVFQEGEPIVLKCHSWRNMPLFKITYYQNEKSKKFFFKETNFSIPQANHSHSGDYHCTAVIGKRQVSSQPVTITVQGPTLHISSLVISVVSGIVALATVIALVTLFYLRRKRTSVYVSDAEETAKVEAEKTITYSLLNHLETAEEETGSPNYEEDINFPDYENQA
- the FCGR2B gene encoding low affinity immunoglobulin gamma Fc region receptor II-b isoform X1, encoding MGLPSFLPFPAAESDLADYLPSHPLGHMLLWTALLFLAPVSGTPADLPKAVLQLEPPWINVFQDEYVTLKCQGPSSPGEHTTQWFFNGSTIPTQVQPSYRFKARNNDSGEYKCRTGQTSLSDPVHLGVFSDWLLLQTSRQVFQEGEPIVLKCHSWRNMPLFKITYYQNEKSKKFFFKETNFSIPQANHSHSGDYHCTAVIGKRQVSSQPVTITVQGPTLHISSLVISVVSGIVALATVIALVTLFYLRRKRTSALPGNPEHREMGETLPEEPVYVSDAEETAKVEAEKTITYSLLNHLETAEEETGSPNYEEDINFPDYENQA